GGCGTTAATTTGGCTACCTAGTTCATGTATATTTTTCACTATCTCTTCTATTTCCAATTCCTTCTTCGCATTCTTCAGTATTGTGCAACTTGTTAGGCTGTCTGTTAAGATAGCAATATTTCTTAGTTTTAGTTGATTAGCTATTTCAATTGCTTTTTCTATTGCTATAAGTTCAATCGTGCTtattgttgcatgatttgctGTTTTAAAGTTATAGTaccaggttttgtttttatcttttatatAGATACCTATTCcactttttccttttgcgaCACTTCCGTCAGTATAAATACTTGGTTTATTCTTTACATTTTCGTCTATCATTTCTAACGTCATTTGTTTTAGtgcttctttgtttttcattttttttgtctattttctcttttattttcgtgTTAATTTTAACATATTCTTCAATGTCATTAATTTTTGCTATGGATATTTTGCTAAGCCAGTTTTTATGTTCCCTGATTATTTCTTCTTGGTTGgttgtctttcttttcctctggtttgttttggaaatttctttaatttgtttttgaactGCTGGGGAAAATGTGTAGGCTTGggttatttcttttcctgctATATATCTTCTTCTAATTTTCAGTGGTATTTCTGCATTCACCGCATGCAGTGAGTTCGTTGGAGTGGTTTTTGTACATCCCGAGCATTTCCTTAaggctgtgtgtgtgactgtatttaatttgttgctgtttgtgttaCTGTTGTTGATTGTAAATGAGGATCCTCTTTCTATTAGGCTTCTAATGGTAGATCGGTATATTGTTCTGGCCTTTTGGGGTGATATACTATTAGCTTTTGCgcataatattttaaatatatttagtCTTTCTAtcgctttgtttttcatgTGTTCTATGTGTTTGTTGAAATTAAGTTTTTTGTCAATAATCGTTCCAAGGTATTTGTAtgtatttacattttctaCACTGTTATCATTTAGCTTTATGcctatgtttttatttttccccattATCATTAGCTTTGTTTTTTCTATATTGATTTTTAGATTTATTGCTGAAGCTTCCGCTTCGAATGCTTGAAGGCttatttgaagttttttttgtagttctACCTCATTTCTCCCTGTTGCCACAATTGCAAAGTCATCTGCGTATTGTACTAGCTTTGTATTTTTGATCTTGCTTATTCTTTGGTGTAGCTTTCTTGTATAGATGTTGAATAACGTTGGCGATAGCACGTCCCCTTGTGGTAATCCATCAGTAACtagtttttttatcttcttatTGTTACTAATGAGTTCTACTGttctattttttaaaaattgtgcGATCCATTTCACTATTTGTGTGGGAGTATTTGCTTCAATTAAATTGTTAACCAATTctattagttttatttgattgtaCGCATTCTCTAAATCTAGAAATATAATTCctgtctttaattttttatttttgttttccattatgCAATTAATTAGATAATTTGTGCACGTTTGAATAGATCTTTTTTTCCTGAATCCAAAGGACGTTTCAGGGATAATTTTGTTGATTGTGCAGTGGTTATTTAATTTCTCCAGGACCGCCGTATTgctgatttttattattgttaataaaagtgCAATTATTCTAtagttttcgattttttctgGGTCTTTCCCAGGTTTTGGGATTGCTATTGCCTTTAtcgttttgtattgtttttttttattttcccttgttGCCACATATTATTGATCTCGTCTATTATGCATTTCGTGGAGTTTGCATCTAAATGTTTTAGCATTTCATATGTAATGTTATCTACTCCTGgggctgttttcttttttttgttgattatgTTTTCCCATAGTTCCGGCTctattaatttttcttcatttacaaATTCTGGCAGGATTATATTTTCTAATCTAAAGCTACTGTTTTTTCCAAACGTCTGATCAAGTAATTTTTTTGCTAGTTTTTCGTTGTTatgtattatgttttcttcttttgttgaaTTATTGTTTCCTTTCATTCTTTTCACTATATCCCACAGTTCTTTGGTAGATGAGTTttgatttattacatttattgttttttctaaTTCTATCTTCTTGCTTTTACGAATCTCTAATTTTAGTTtggctgctgtttttttcatttttatcaagTTTTCTAACGTTCTTAGTTTGTTAAACTGTGTTctggcttcattttttttcatccatgcTTTTCTGATGTCGACGTTCTACCATGATTTAGGTATATGTTTCAATTTGACCTTATTCTTTTTAATGATCTTGTTTATTCTTGTCCTTATTTGGCTGAAGCTTTGTCCGTTATCACAGTTtagttttgctatttgttctaatattttggcttttttgtatgttattctcttttttatttcggtttcTTGATCAATGTTTATATATATCATTTTGTGTTGGCTATTTCCTATGTGTTCTTCtgttattttcttgtttatgtCCATATATATATCTTGTGTTACTATTGTCAAATCAATTGATGTTCCTCTTTTGTTTGTATCGGTGGGGATGTTGgtggttgtttcgttttttgttattattaggTTTGAGGTTTCTACCTCTTCCATTATGAGCTTTCCCCAGTTGTCCGTTTTTTCGTCACCCCAATATGTGTGATGACTATTAAAGTCTCCTACTACTATTGTTTTCTCTGTACAGCTTGTTGTAAGCTGGGCTATAACGTTTTTTACTTCCtcgttgcttgttttgtttgaaatgtagATCGATATTatctttaattttgtttctattAGCTCAATTCCAGCAACTTGAATAAAATTGgaactttttaaattttggattttggCATatcttaattgtttttttactagGATGCAGCTCCCTCCGTATCCATCCTCTCTATCTACTCTCACTATGTTGAATCCTGgtattgtaaatgttttttcttccttcagcCATGTCTCCTGTAGGCATGCTATTGTGAATTGTCCTCTTTTTAATATATCATGCAATTCCTCTTTGCAATTGTTGATACTTTGCATGTTGTTTTGCAGGATTTTGATTTTAGTTTTTCTATCTATCTTTATCATCTTTAttctccattttccttccttgttTTTAATAGATCTGCTACTATTTGGTTTCTCTTGAGATTAATTGTTTTGTCTTTGTCCACCTCCTCACTGGAGAATCCGGCGAGTTCCTCATCACTACTAATCAGTTTTGAGTCGGTGTCGGTGAGATCTTCGTggttttcgttattttctgtagttgtttctttgttctttgtttggttCTTATTGtctgtgtttatgtttgagTTTGGTTCTGTGTTTAGTGTTATGCTTGTCTgtatttttttgattttttcgtTATATGATGTTGtgtttctgctttctttttctgtttttttttctgtattgttgtgttttccgtcgtttcttctgttttattgtttgtattattttctgtggtttgattttgtaaTGTCTGTGCAAAGGTTTTCTTTATGTAATTTCTTGGGATAGTTGTCTTCTAATTTCTCTCGCTTCTTTCATCGTTAatctttgtttgatttgtattttttaaatttctactTCGTCGAGGTAAATTGGGCATTGTCTGTCTAAAGTACTATGTTCTTCTACGCATTCAAGgcatttcagttttttattacaattgcTTTGTTCTTCGTGATATGCCTCTGCGCACGTTgcgcattttttgtttcctctgcAGAATTTTTTTGAATGTCCTAGTCTGAGACAGGTCATGCACCTTAACGGTTTCGGGTAGTACTGCTCAACTTTTACGTCGTAGTAATACGCTACGTTGATTTTTCTTGGCATGTTTACGCAGTTAAAGGTTAATATGGCGGTATTAGTATTTTCGTATTTGCCGtccttatttttcctttttactaTGTATACctcttttactttttcgtCCTTGAGGCCCTCGAGCAGCTCTTTATCGGTGATATTAGCGATGGCGTCGCATTTTATTACTCCCTTGGATGAATTTAGTCTATCATGCTCTCTCACTTCCACGGGCATGCCTATATTTAGCTTCATCTTTGTTAGTGTTTTAGCTTGGTTCCTGTTTTTTACTAATACTAGTAGATTTCCGTCTCTCATCATGGATACTTTTCTGGGATTTTCTCCTAGTGTGGCTTCTAGGCCCTTCTGCACCAGAAAAGGGTTAACAGAGTTCAGCCGTTTTATGGGGTCCTTGCTTTCTATCACAAGAAAGATCTCCTCGTCCATATTCCCCTCTCCTATCTCGATCCGTTCTCCTCTgactcttctttttttgtttgtccttcTCGGCGATATCGTTCCTAAGGGCTCATAGTATGAGCCGAAGGCCGATCCGCCCCCGGGGTCTTCGACCCCCATcgtttgttagtttttgtCCTTACACTActcctgttttcttttttccttccctttgaCCAATATGagtaataatttgttttttttcaaatacctTGCTCCGTTGTCAGTAAGCCTTTATTCGTATTGTTTTTCACAAATATCACTACCGGTCGGTTTGAAATCACACTGTCGAATGCGCGTTTGGCTTCTCATGCATATTTGGCCAAAtggctttgttgttgtttgtctcaTGCATGCCAAATGGCTATGTTGTttcaatgaaaattaaattcggagttaaaaaacttcaaattcaTTGCCTGCCATCATTATGGTATTCAAGGTGGATCAATAGCGCAACATAGAACGTGTTTGCctctttttgtttgatgtattGACTTTCTGGTGccatttttatattgttcgattccatttcttaaaaaaaatgttttcgttgttCAAATAATTGTTATCACTTTCTTACGGCaaagaattgtttattttgtcacTAGGTCGAAATAGCACTTCTAAAATTCATCGCTTTAACGCACAACATCGCCATTTTGGTTGCATTCTGTATAGCCCCTGTAACAAAATTCAGTCCGATAAGCTTTAAGCGGCGTCCGTTAAGACAGCCCGTTAGAAACGCTTAACGAGCTGAAGGATAGGCAAAAACAGAGACCTCGCGAGCTTAACGGGCGCAAAAATATGTATCCTTCATACAAATCAATGATGTCACGCGTGTTTGTATGGAGGATACATAATTCCGTTACACTCGCGTTTCTGGCGGAGGTTACGGTGACGGGAACATTATGTGTCCTCCGTACAAACACTGTGTGTATACATTCAATATAAGTAGGTTATAATGTTTTTCCAATTATGTAGGTCGGTGTTTGGATAGTGAAATTGGGGCCTCTCTTCTAATTCGAGAAGAGCGGCTAGGCGGATGTAACGCTTGGGTCAAGACGATGGCAAGATAGGATTAAGACAAGACGATGCCGATGCCATTGGTTTAGTTGGTAAAATTGAcctaaaataaaagtttttgttattaaagGATATTGGTACGGCACTCGTAGAAGATGCGTAACGTGGGGCGGTCGTCGTTTCAGAAGACTTGAGTGACGACGGAGTTTCGTTCGACGCGTTCGGTGAAACAGGCAGGTATGTGGAAAAGGGTAACGTAGATGACGGAGCTGTGGGCTGCTCTGCACTGCTCGGCTGATATCCAAATGATATCTTTTTAAGAGTGCTTTTAAAAGTGTCGACAAATCGCTCAGCCTGGCCGTTTGACTGAGGATGAAACAGTGGAATAGTTTTGTGTTCAATTCCGTTTCGTGAATAAAACTCTGCAAATTCAGCGCTCTTGAACTGCGTAGcgttatgttgttgttgtttctgcttATAGAGACTTTGCGACTTGCGACGACATTCGTCTCTTGTTTGTAGGTGGCTCGTGttattgtctttttttttaatttgattttttttttcttataatttttttttcctatattTGGTGGTAAAGGTCGGTAGCTTTAAGGAATTTAAGCAGGTTGGATTGGCTTATAGGGTTATCGGACCGAATGAAGTCTACGTTGTTAGATATATTAAATTTGTTGCGTTGAATGGTGTAGCCGTAGCATTCAGTTAAGATATGGGGTACGGTGATTGTTACTCCGCAATAGCAGCAAAGTGGAGGGTCTGATTTGATGAGTCGGTATCTGTGTGTCATGTTTGTATGTCCTATGCGTAGGCGTGTGAGTACTTTTTGATCAAGATTGGATTTTACATCTTcccaagtgtgtgtgtttgatttggttAGTCTTAGTAGTCAGTGGTGTTGGACGTCCCAGTATTTGTACCAGGTATTTTTTATAGTTGAAGTGGCCCAGGTTATCATATCTTGCTTTGATATTTCGGTATTCTGACTATTTGCTTCTTCACGGGCTTTGTTTGCTAATTGGTCAGCAGTCTCGTTCCCTTTTATACCAATGTGACTTGGTATCCAACAGTAGGTGATATTAGCTTGGGTATTTAGGTCTTCAAGTCTTTGGATATGTGGATTACGTGATCTACCATTTTCTAACGCTTTGAGTACGCTAAGACTGTCGGTGAATATTACGTTAGGTTTAGAAAGATTTGTGTCTTCTTCTGCAGCTATGAGGATGGCAATTGCTTCAGAAGAGAAGATTGAGGTGTTGTTCGGGAGTCTTATTGCGCATTTACATGTGGCTGAGAAAATACCGCAGCCCGcactttcattttttactGAACCGTCGGTATATATTTGATGGTGAaatttgtatttattgttGATCATTTTATAGAAATATTGGCGGGTAATGGTTTCAGTGTGATTTCGGCAGCTGTAGTAGAGGTCCAGATCTATTGCAGGTGATTTAGCGAGCCATGATATTTGACCATATCTTACCTGTTTAATGATGTCAGGTATGTGTTGGTCAGTTTGTTGGAAGAAGTGCTGTTTGGTTCTATGGATTAAAGATTCCGCTTTCAAATCTTTTTCTAACATTCTGCCAGTTATGTTGATTAGTTTGTTTGATACAATGTGTTGAAATGGGAGCTGACCGCTTTCACAAAGGAGTGAGTCAATCGGGCTTGTTATAAATGCACCTGTGGCACATCTGAGTGCGGTGTGGTAAATCGGGACTAATTTTTTAATGAAGGTTTCTTTTTGAAGAGATATTATTTCAATACCATAAAGTATTTTAGGTAAGAGCCATGTTTTAAGGATGGTAATAAGGATAGTGCGGGAAGAACGGAACCGACCACAACCGAGCATTTTGAACAAGAGGATTCTGTTTTTAACTGTGTTTTTTAGAATGGTACAATGTTTGGTGAACGTGAGCTTAGCGTCTAAAGTGATTCCTAAAATTTTCGTGTTTTTGACTGTTGGAATGTTCACTTTATCTATTGTAAGTTTCAGTTGTGacttatttcttttattactGGAGTGAAAAAAACGTATTGCTTTGCATTTGTTAGGTGATATTTCGTATCCAGTggttttagaccaattttggATGCTGTATATACTCTTTTGTAGATTTCGATTGGATAGTTTGGGTGAGTGGGAGGAGGTGATTAGTACTATATCGTCTGCATAGATTAGGATTTTGGTGTGAGAGGGAATGGACCGGAGAAGTGACTCGGTACTGATCAGGAAAAGTGTTGGAGAGAGATGGCTCCCTGTGGAACCCCATTTTCAAGGGATCTAGAGTCTGATAGTGTATTAgagtttttttactttaaaggTCCTGTTGGTAAGGAAGTTTTGAATGTAAGCCATTAGGCGACCTCCGAAAccccaactttttttttcccaacGATGCAATTTAGTAGGGATATGGGACGGTAGCTTTCAGGATTTAAGGGATCGTTATCGGGTTTTAATATTGGGACGATGAGTCCCAACTTCCAATCATCAGGGATGATACCTTCATTCCAAATTTTACTGTAGATGTTTAGCAGCGCTAATTTGCCATCTAGGGGCAGGTGTTGTAGTAGTGGGTATGCGATATTATCAGGTCCTGCAGATTTGCCTTTGCATTTCTACAAAGCCCAGTTAAGTTCCTGAATAGAGAAAGATTTATTGTATGGCAGGTGGTTTAGGTTGGGAAAACTGATAGGATTTTTTTCCGTGGATATTTTGCGTTTAATGAAGTTGGAGGGGAATTTTGCGGTGGCGGAATTGTTATAGAATTGGTCAGCAAAGATTTCTGCGACTGTTTTTGGATCGGAATGGAAGGAAGAGCTTTTTGTAGAATGGTGTTATGAGGAGAGCATCTTTTATTTCCGTGCGTACCGTTATCACTCACTAGTGTAATTGGCAACCCGAAACGTGCGATGATCGACCTTAGGATCGTAATGCTTAATGTAATGCTCGACGTTTTTACAATTTCCGGCCACTTAGAAAATGCGTCGATAACCAGCAGAAACTATTCTCCGATGATGGGCCCAGCATAATCAATGTGGATACGTTGCCATAGTGCTGAGGTGTTGGGCCATGATACTGGCTCTGGGTGTGGTGGTGATTTAGCTGCTGCTTGGCATTCCTGACAGGATGAAACGATGTCCTTGATGTCTTCATTGATGAGTGGCCAGTAGACGTGACTTCGGGCTaacgcttttattttttgcataccAGGATGCCCGAGGTGAAGCTGAATAAGACATCGCTGATGAAGACTTTTTAGTATCACCACTCTCTCCCCGAACAAGATGCATCCTTCGATCTCTGACAAACTCTCCTGTCTCGAGTGAAAACGGGCGTTAAAGGAGCTGTCCCGGGGCCATCCTTCTCTTAAGTAGTAAAGCACTTTCTTTAGTGTCGTATCCTTTTTGGTTTCTTGTTCGACATATCTGCAGGTTATAGGATACTCGGCCAATGCATTAATTGCCAATGCTCTTATGTCGTTCTCTACATTTAAATAGGCCTTCGGATACAGATGCTGTAGATACATGGTTGCAAAAGGTGTCCATTGGTATTGCACACGAATGACTGATGACACGAATTGTCGCCTGATGAGATTTGTTGCCGATTCTAATATTTGCTGTTAATTCGCCCTCTAGTTGCGCCATTTTTCACTATCAAGACCCTTTCAGTAGGATTTGTGATCATTGCCCCTTGTTTTCTTATGGTCTCCAACCGCTTGCATTCGGCAGACAGCTGCTCTAAAGTGATGTCCTTTTTGTCCTCGATATAAGCTAAAAGACGAGTTCGACTGTCGGCATCTTGTTCTTCTAGGAGGCCACACACGAATACTAAACATTTCAGCTTCGACACAAGCCCGGTTTACTCTGTAAGCGAAGGCCAGCATATCCTCCGTGTGTAACTTGGTGATGTTCACACACTTGAAACGCTTGCTGAGAAGTGACTCCGTTTTGCCAAATAACTGCTTTAATTTGTCCACGATGGCatcgaaaatgaaatttggtgGAGAGCTAGacaaaatgaaattgattagTCTTTCATGCTCTGCAGGACCCAACTTACGCAACAGCAATCGAACTCTGGCAGCTTCATCGTGTTGGGAGGCATCTTTGGTTAGCAAACCCTCGAAACGGGAGAACCAAGCCTCGAACGTAACACCAGTGTCAGGTTCGAACCGAAACTCGGTAATTTGGTTTGCTAGCGCGCTCCATATCGGTTCCGAATTGCTGGTCACTGTCTGTTGCTGCGGATTCTGCTGTGATTCTGCGTAATGAATACAGGGGGATTTCGTCCAgtgttacgttttgttacaataggggggagggggtcgaaaattgacaaatttttgcgttacgtaataattgaataagCCCTTAGACGCACACTTCGTCGACCATTGGCAATGGTGTTTATTTCGCATCTTAACAgctaattcaaattaaataattgctGACCGATCGCGAACAGCAGTTGTTATAGCATGCAAATTGCTGGTCGGTTTGCGATCGATGATTAGGCCTTGTGTGACATCGGTGAGCACTTTCAATGCTATGGAACCTATGGAACCTATGCTATGGACCAGTGGCTGATCGGTTGCAAACGCCGATTTTATTTCATGAGAGATATTGGGCGAATCGCTGAGTTGTCATATTGATCACGTGACCACAACGCGTTGGTAACACTTAGTGTGCGTCTTACTACGTTCTTTGCGCACTTAATGTTCCAAGATGTCATTGCCTTAATAGGTGCAATTCACTTATTGATATCTTGGAGATCGCGGGCACTTTATTACACCTTTAACTTAGGTGTTAAATCGTGGTCTTAAACCTTTGATCTTACTGCTGATACAGCTTTTATTGCCGATATTTGTTTGACAGAGGTGAGCCTTTGTCGTTGTTGGGTTGTCAAGCATGGCAGCGTTAGCCTCCGAATTAACCGCTTTGTGGTTTCCAAGCTCTAAGTTAGTTGCTTCCGACTTATCCAATTGTTATTATTAGGTGTATTGTACTTGTCAACATGAGAGTGTGTGTCAACCGGGATGAAGCGCGTCGGAGTGGAAACGGTACTTAATCTCCACTCACAGGTGACAGGGACTGCCACCTGGTGATGTGTGCGTAACGTTGACACACTCAGGGAGATTGCTGAACACCAGAGCACCGATCGGACATTGAGGGTCTCCGTCCTAAAGACAAGATTTAACTGTTATTTGTAAAAGCGTatattcatttcgttttatgtaataaattgtatttgtGTAAACCAAAGATACAACAGTGGCGACGAGGACGACTTAATCTGCGGACTGCAAGGAACCAATATCAAGCGACGGCATGAATTTCAACGATGACGCGCGGCAGCCATTGCAAAACGGtcaagagcagcagcaacgggtCAACAACCCGATCAAGCCGAGTGTTGGCTGGCTTCAGGAGCTGTTTAGGAGACAGCAGGAAATGAtcgtgcaacagcagcaagcgtTCATGGTGCAGCAAGAAAAGCTGATAAGCAACGTTCTTGCGGCCGTTACAACCCAGGAGAAACCCGTGAGTGCGGAGCAAATCGTCGATCTACTAGCCGGAAACATCAAAGAGTTTTGCTACGATCCCGAAACGAAGGTTACGTTCGCCGGATGGTACGCGAGGTACGAGCCGCTCTTTGAAAAGGATGCAGAAAAGCTCGACGACGATGCGAAAGTTCGGTTACTCCTACGAAAGCTTGGGCTGGCCGAGCATGAGAGATACTGCAGCTACATCATGCCTAGGAAAGTGAATGATTTCAATTTCGAGACCACAGTGAGGAGTATGAAGGTGCTGTTTGGCTCCCAAGAGTCAAAAGTGAGTCAACGTTTTAAGTGCTTGCAGCTTAGTAAGGACGCTACGGAGGATTATGTTATGTTTGCGTGTCGTGTGAACAAATCCACTGTTGAAGCAGAGCTAGCAGGACTGTCTGAGGAAGCTCTTAAGTGCCTTATATTCGTGTGTGAATTAAAGGACGAAAACGACTCAGACATACGTATGCGTTTATTGCGTAGGATTGAAGAACGGAATGACGTCACGCTTGGGCAGCTCACTGAACAGTGCCAAATGTTAACAAACCTACGTAATGATACTGCTGCTCTCGGGGAGCAGCAGAAGAAGATAAACGTGATCAATGAGGGCACTAAAGGTTCGTTCAGAAGAAAAGATCACGCTCATTCACGTAGACCCCACTATACTGTGCCTCACACTGATAAGCCCAAGGTAAAATGTTGGTTATGTGGAGAAGGGCATTTCGCTAGGAAGTGTTCATTCAAGAACTATAAATGTGCGCAATGTCGGAAACTAGGGCATAAAGAGGGATTTTGTCATTCAGCATCCCAGTGGTCCGGAAGGCAACAAAAGTATGTAAAAACAGTAACGGTTAACGTGATTGGAATGCCAAAATGTGGTTATGCGGACGCCATTTTGTTAGGTAAGCCATTGCGACTAATGATAGACACGGGTGCGGACATTACGATCATatcggaagaaaaatggcacTATTTAGGTAGACCTAAGTTGCAACCAGCGTCTGTGAAAGCAAAATCGGCGACAGGTGATAATCTAGCGATTTTGGGCGAATTCCAATGTGCGGTGTTGGTTGGACAGCAATCCAGAGTGTGTACAGTGCGTGTCACTAGTGAGGATCTGATGTTATTAGGAAGAGACACAATGGAAGTATTTGGATTGTGGGACGTTCCTTTGAAATCGGTTTGCAGTAAGGTGAATTTGGCGCAAATATCCAGCGGCAGTCTGAGGGAGAAATTTCCAAGGCTGTTTTAGAACGAGCTTGGATGCTGTACAAAGGCGAATGTTCAGCTTAAGCTGAAGAAAGGAGCGACTCCTGTGTTTCGGCCGAAGCGTCCAGTGGCGTATGCTGTGTTGCAGCAAGTCGAAAGTGAGCTGGAAAGGCTGGAGGAAGAAGGTATCATCACGAAGGTGGATTTTTCGGAGTGGGCAGCGCCAATTGTAGTGGtacggaaagcaaatggtaccATAAGAATCTGTGGCGATTATTCAACGGGTTTGAATAACATGCTGATGCCTCATCAGTATCCGCTGCCATTGCCAGAAGAGATCTTTGCCAGTCTAAGTAAGTGCGCATTGTTTAGTCAGATTGACCTCTCCGACGCTTTTTTGCAGGTAGAGGTAGCTGAAGAGTACCGTGAGCTGCTAACCGTTAATACGCACCGAGGGTTGTATCGATACAATAGACTACCACCAGGAGTGAAGGCAGCGCCAGGTGCCTTCCAACAGATTATGGACACGATGTTGGCTGGACTGGTGGGAGTAGCAGCATATATGGATGACATCGTTGTAGGCGGGGAAGATGAGGCAACTCATGCACAAAACCTAAATGCAGTTTTAGGAA
This sequence is a window from Anopheles marshallii chromosome X, idAnoMarsDA_429_01, whole genome shotgun sequence. Protein-coding genes within it:
- the LOC128710954 gene encoding uncharacterized protein LOC128710954 → MNFNDDARQPLQNGQEQQQRVNNPIKPSVGWLQELFRRQQEMIVQQQQAFMVQQEKLISNVLAAVTTQEKPVSAEQIVDLLAGNIKEFCYDPETKVTFAGWYARYEPLFEKDAEKLDDDAKVRLLLRKLGLAEHERYCSYIMPRKVNDFNFETTVRSMKVLFGSQESKVSQRFKCLQLSKDATEDYVMFACRVNKSTVEAELAGLSEEALKCLIFVCELKDENDSDIRMRLLRRIEERNDVTLGQLTEQCQMLTNLRNDTAALGEQQKKINVINEGTKGSVHSRTINVRNVGN